The genomic DNA CAGAAAGGAAAGATTGTTTATAACTAGCAAGTATGTAGGCTAGTTGGTTAGCTATCAGCTAGAGAGCCAGTATAATACTAGCAAGCATCAGTAATCAGGACACCCTACCAAACTCATAGAATGATGCATTTACCAcgaaacaaacagtttgcaaagCATGACTACTGTTAGATGTCTTTGGTCAATGCGTAAAAGAGAACACCTGTAACCCATATTAACATCTCGAGTGATGAcattgcacatacatacatacatgtgagTTAGCAGACTGCTTTAACAAACTACTAATTCGGCACAATAGCAGGATATTATAGCTAAGCAATAATAATGGAGATAGCTACCAACACCAACAGGAAATGTGAGTAAAGCAgtattgtatgtatgcatgtacaacTTCATCACTCTCAATATgttaatgtgttgttaatgtcatttaaaatgcacaacaaggggcggcctgtagcgtagtggttaaggtaaatgactgggacccgtaaggttggtggttctaatcctggtgtagccacaataagatccgccgttgggcccttgagcaaggcccttaaccctgcattgctccaggggaggattgtctcctgcttagtctaatcaactgtacgtcgctctgggtaagagtgtctgccaaatgccaataatgtaacaagAATTAGCTTTGCATATAAGCCAGTGAGTGTGCGTCTCAGTAtgcgtgtgtttcagtgtgtggatgagactgttggtgtgtgcgtgtgtgtgtttgcatgtatgcgtgtatgcgtgtgtggatGAGAGTCTGTACATGTGGGTGTATGCGTGTGgatgagagtgtgggtgtgtgtggatgagagtgtgtacatgtgggtgtgtgtgtttcagtgtgtggatgagagtgtgtacatgtgtgtgtgtgctagatgTAGATATTATCAATGCTAGACCTTTTCACAGGGCCCGAAATCCATGCCTATGACTGCCTTTATGCAGAtacatgcatttctgtgtgtgtgtgtgtgtgtgtgtgtgtgtgtgtgtgtgtgtgtgtgtgtgtgtgtgtgtgtgtgtgtgtgtgtgtgtgtatgtgtgaacatGCACTGCATCTGTTCTACAGttcccacagtgcactgcaCTGGCGACATGTTAGATCTTGCCTGGCTGGTTTAATCTCTGAACAGATTCTCAGTCTTCTGCTTTTCAGCTAGGCGTTATAAGCACACACCGCAGCatcgtacgtgtgtgtgcatgcatctgtcAATGTGAGTAACGCAGGCATTTGAATGTGCGCAAACGGCGGCTTTCTGAGTCAGTGCCGCCGTTGTACTTCGACTCTGCACAAGAGAGGGCTCATTTACCCAGCTCCAAGGGCACTGTGAGAATCCGACGTCATTGTTAATAGTTAATTCAGCTAAAGCTGGATTTGACGTCACTTAGCAAGTATGGGCTGTTATCTGTTAGGTCTTTGTTACGATCGGAGTTGTCAACGCCGTTAATTCGGCTAGGAAGGAAAGGGTAAATAAGCCCAGAATAGCCATTGTGAATTTACGGGGGGGAAGACGATAACAAAAACATGCTTCAAAACAGCATGGTCATACGCTATGCGATAGGCCTATCATGTCCCGATTTAAACAAAGTGAAGTATATTACTGTCGaaacaaattgttttattataaataaataaataaaaaattctgaTTTTTGTTATGGTTACCAAAATGTACAACCGTTTGACCAACTGGATAAATATGACAGCGTATAAAAAGGATAAACCTAGTTTTTATGAACGAATTAATTACTTATGCGTTTGGCAcatagctacacacacacacacacacacacacacacttttgcaAATTACATTTCATGTAGGCTACTCTGGGAATGTGGCAATAAAGTAACACGAGTGGCAGAAAATGAATTCTACAAAGCCACGAAATGACAAGCTGACGAACAGAAATATGAACAGCCTTAATTATCTTTACTGTTCCTAAAATGCGCACTATAAACCGCTTTTAACCATGATGTAGCGCCTAAAACGATTCCAGCTCAAAATGTCCACAGGTGCTGCATTTATAACAGCCATTGGACGGGATATAGAAGTGACTCACACCGTACGGCCTAAGCAGGTAACTGCGGTCAGACCAAGCACCGAGGCTATTTAAGCGCTCTACCCTCATAACCACGTTCTTCAAAAACAAAGAGACTGTGGGAAGATAAGACGAAAACACAAAACCAGATTATGTTTAATGTTCCAAACGTGTCTGCAAATCTGGTATTATATTACAAAACTCAATTGGGCTATCCTTACTCATAAATACTAGCGTACATAAAAAGTAACATTCTTCGCGAGTAGAAGAATAAACCCCACCCAGTTGCGATGGAAAGAAGTTGTGAAAGCTACGGTTGTTAATAAATGAGCGACTGTAACATAAGCTATGCAGTAGGCTATATGCAATCCACGTTAAACTTACCTCGTGGGCGTCCTTTACAAAGTAAAGAATGTAGTTCAATCCAATATCCAATATTAGATTATAGAAGAATAAGACGACAGCTCTAGAAAATGTACAAAGGCTTCTGACAGCGCCAGGTTTCCTGGATCTAACAGGTATGGGCGTGACGCTGTGCGTCCAGGTGAGTCTCCTTTCACACGTGACCCCGTGcgtggtgtgggtgggggtgtttttTACGTTTGAAAACTTGGAAAGAACCCCGGAAGTACgacaataatttaattttgaaacgAAGGATCGTCAATTGTGAGGTAGCTATTTAAACGAGTAGTCAGTTTCAGTACTATGTCCAGTTCAAGTACAGTAGGGTATTCAAATGTCCAGTGTTTCTGCGAGAACGGATCCGCAGCAGTTTTATAATCTGCGGATCTCATGCCTTTTCATTAGCCTATTTTCCTTTGTGACAAGCTATAACCGTATTGCTACCGAAGTAATTGCAAATGCTTTGCAAGGAAAATGTAGCCTACTTATTTACATGCAGTGCATCAGAACGAAATATGCATGCTCCAAAATATGAAACCGTTGTTCTGGTTAATCTTGTCATCTGCGGGTCCATGAAAGTATGTGACCTTAACGGCTCAGTCATCGGTTCTAGGGAATTACAGGAGAAGTCCCATCGGCGAGAGAAGTCCAGCAACTGTCGAGACTTTCCACGTCCCTTATACCTCTGGCACTGATATCGCTGGCACTGATGCATAGTTTCAtaagacacactccacagcaaATCTGTTTGAAAGGTTTGCTTCCTTGCGCCGCTTTGGAACGTTTAAGACTAAACAGGCAAATTAAATTACTTTTATTAACCggagttattttttttaaatgagcctTATTACACGTTTATTTACGTTTACGTGTAAAATAaatcccctgctgaaaacagaaacaaacagctAAAACTAGGTTTGGAAACAGTTAGtagctccatgctcaacatcgtttgaccagctcaagttatttttcgaaacagctggtagcttgtcattTCAAACGtgtagctgggttttacaccagggcCCTTTTGGTGTGAAGAGGTCTGTTATACACCCGCGAAACCGGTTCATCCAGTTCCTACGCACGCTCCCGAGAGACGATGCCTGCAGCTACTGGGTCTGGGCTCCGGTGCTGCGTAGCTATGGTTTACGCTTTACAAGCGAAACACAATCCCACAAATCTCTCCTCAGGTTTCACAAAGCCTTTTACATGTGTGAGAATGGCCAAACACCCTGTGTAAAAACACAATAGCTACCTTACTACCGCTAAGTGCATTTtataagaatacattttataagTTATGAACAAATTAAGGCTGCAAAAATGTGTCTATAACATATTTCCTTTGATATGtacagcatacagtatgttccTCTCTCCTGAAGCAAATATCCTTTACATTTATTCCAGaattaatacatattttcataaatgtatCATGTTTATATTCTTGTCATTTTGGCTTTTCCCAGTTTCCCAGATATGATGCTGCCTGCTCTGAGTGTGCAGTCCAGCAAGCAAGATGGAACATTCTAGAGAAGTGTAAATCTCATTATTTTGGCACAGCTGTTCACACCGGTCAAGTCCAAGTAAAGAATGTTCCCATCACATTGAATCTGACTGTGTATTGTTAGTTGCATAACACTCGCTTTTCTTCTCCAGAGGGTTGCGAGATGAAAAAGTCCTGGGCCCATATCATGCTTATCATATTAGCATTACTTTACTGCTTAACTGCCCTCTAGCATTACTGCCAACCTCAATGAATATGAGCAAAAATAAGTTAACTGGGTAACTTTAATATTGCTCATCAAATAGTTCCATGTGCAGTAATAtgagaaaataatattgttttattgtgatATCATTGCATAGAGAAATCTTGaactaattttttatttttttttcttgaattctGAACATTCTGAAAGATAGTGCCAATATAGGAGCATTGGGCCTTCCCTTAAGATGGCTGATGTGGTGGGAGAGCACATACAAAGAGATGAGACACAAAATGGTGGACCCTTCGGAGTCCTTGGTCTTTGCTTGGGGGCTCTTGGGGGCACAGTGGGGTTCAGAGGTCAGGGGACTGGGGAGGCCATTGCAAAAGCTTGATTTGGTGTTCAGTGAACCTTATTTGTGTGGATTTGGacgtatgctttgggtcattgtcctgctggaagatCCATCCATGGCCCAGTTGTACCCTCCTGGTAGAAGCAGCCAGATTCTAGAACTATAGCCTCCTGGTGTTCGATGGAGTCCATAATTCCACGGATCATAAGAAGGTTCTTTGGGCCCTAGGAAGTAAAATAATCCCACAACATCACAGATCCAGAGTGCTAATAATTGAGACATGATTTTGAGAAAAATTTTCTAATCTGTTTTCTTTGCATCACTTTACATTAATTCAAGGTTTGATTTCTCTCACATTTTGAGTGTAAGATTGAGATTGAGCCTTTTCTTACAGAGGGtgccaacaaacaaacaaaaataataataatatggcgacatggctcaggcagtaagagcagtcatctggcagggttgccggttcgatcccccgcccgggctgtgtcaaagtgtccctgagcaagacacctaacccccaaatgatcctgacgagctggtcggtgccttgcatggcagccaatcaccgttggtgtgtgagtgtgtatgaatgggtgaatgagaaacatcaattgtacagcgctttggataaaggcgctatataaatgcctaccatttaatcgttttttttaatagaaattttaaatgacattaaaaaaatgtacaatataaaagaaaaactatttttatgaaaactttGCAGATGTGTCATTACTGTTTAAAAAGTACAATTCAAATTTGAGTCAAgacaagtgaaaatgttttgcccATATAATTATTGATTTAATACCTGAGCTGTCCTTGCGTCTGCACATCGTGCCATCAGTTTATTaggttaaatgttttttttttttaattaacagcATTTTTGATAACGACAGGATGTGTACCACTAGAGGGCGATAAAGCTCTATTCGTTATAATCAGTAGTGGATTACTATGATAAGTACTACTACTATGAAGAACTACTCTGGAGATTAGTTTTATTGAGGTACACGTGCAGAAAGGCCAAAGTAACCAAACAGCTGATGTAGactgaacaaaacaaataatttaaaggCATTAAAATATCTTAAACTCAGGAATGACGAAAACAACACAATGAGTTCaaataagttatttatttattatacagACAGcttttctttgcattttcaCAATCTGCAGtaccatgtttatttattcaataaattactctcaaaaacaaaacagcttgATCAAAGATTCAAAGATAATTTAACTGAGATAATGaatcaaatacaaacacattattCTGAGGATACTTTCATGAATGCACTATTGTATCTATGAATCCACCTCATCTGTTcaataatattgaaaaataacttTTGCAGATATTTAAATACTGAAAAAATGTTAGTAGATGGTGTTTTTACAAACTACActaactgagcactttattaggtagacctgaccccagcttattaatgcaaatatttaatcagcaaatcatgtggcagcaaataaatgcaaaaaagcatgcagacatggtcaagaggttcagctgtttttcagaccaaatgtcaaaatttggaagaaatgtgattgaagtgattttgactgtggaatgattgttggtgccagataggttgctttgagtatttcagaaacggCTAATCTCCTGTGatcttcacacacaacagactttagagtttgcagagaattgtgcagaaaaaaaaaacgtgcagtaagcagcagttatgtgggcagaaacacgttgttaatgagagaggtcagagaagaagggccagactggttgaagctgacaggaaggtgacagtaacgcaaataaccaacagtggtatgcagaagagcatctctgaacacacaatgcataaaacctctaagtggataggctacagcctattaagtctaaaaaatatgtctaataagtacctaatgaagtgctcactgagtgtatgttctgatatttgttttcaaatgtcCTGCTTTGACTTCATAAAAGTACTTAAATTAATTAGAATGTTTCAAAAGGACAGCCCCTTCAGAGGGTGGGGTCTAGTGACATCACACCTCCTACAAAGAGACAATAACTACACTGTGCTTGGCAACCGGTCACTGTAAACATTCTTTAAGACATGCACAAAAaggacatttattttcttacatAAATATAGTTGTATGATGTGCTAAGAAACAGTGTTAAAACAGTACccacaaatgtaaatattaaagagTGGATACATGACGACATGTAACACCATGTAACTGTCTGATCATATGAACTGAACTGTAGCCTGTTCTTGCCCAGGAACACTGAGAAAGATGGTGTGAGGCGAGTATACTGAGCCACCTtagtgtgaggtgagtgtgagaTGAGTGtgaggtgagggtgaggtgaGTGTGAGATGAGGGTGAGGTaagtgtgaggtgagtgtgaggtgagggtgaggtgagtgtgagatgagtgtgaggtgaggtggtATAATGTGAGGGTGAGGTAAGGGTGAGGTGAGGTGGTATGTGAGTGAGAGGTGAGTGTGAGGTGAGTGAGAGGTGAGGTGAGTGAGAGCGGGGTAAGGTGAGTGTGAGATGAGTATACTCTGCTCTAGTGTGACCTCTGCTGACTGAAATGAGTGACTGATTAATGGGTGGAGTGCATTGACTGACAATGTGAGTGGAATATGCCAACTGATGTTGATTGAAAGAAGTCCGATGGCTCCACAGGTCACTGGAACCCGACAGTAAGGGGCAGAGACAGTGATGGATCTTACTAGAAATCAACAAGAAGGGTGGAGCCAGTCATAATGTCATAGGAACTCAGAAGGGGTGGAGTCAGTGATGATGCTACAGGACAGACAGTTATTGGGACAGATACTCTATGATGCTACAGGTTGATTTATTGGGACAGATACTCTCTATGATGCTACAGGTTGATTTATTGGGACAGGTACTCTCTATGATGCTACAGGTTGATTTATTGGGACAGGTACTCTCTATGATGCTACAGGTAGTGATTTTGGGACAGGTACTTACTCTGATGTTACAGGTAGAGCTATTGGGACAGGTACTCACTCTGATGTTACAGGTAGAGCTATTGGGACAGGTACTTACTCTGATGTTACAGGTAGAGCTATTGGGACAGGTACTTACTCTGATGTTACAGGTAGAGCTATTGGGACAGGTACTCACTCTGATGTTACAGGTAGAGCTATTGGGACAGGTACTCACACTGATGTTACAGGTAGAGGTATTGGGACAGGTACTCACTCTGATGTTACAGGTAGAGCTATTGGGACAGGTACTTACTCTGATGTTACAGGTAGAGCTATTGGGACAGGTACTTACTCTGATGTTACAGGTAGAGCTATTGGGACAGGTACTCACTCTGATGTTACAGGTAGAGCTACTGGGACAGGTACTCACACTGATGTTACAGGTAGAGGTATTGGGACAGGTACTCACTCTGATGTTACAGGTAGAGGTATTGGGACAGTGTGGGTCAGGTACTCACAAAGTACTCGTCCAGCACTGTCCCGTCGTTCTTCTCCCCATCTGACTTGCTGGGGGCGGAGCCCAAAGAGGAGGAGCTGTCCTtcaaagggaggggggggtgagagatgTCTCCGCTGTGGGGGGGGAGTCACATAATCAGTCACATAATCATGAGTGACAAACTGCCCACTTTTCCCCCAAAACATTAATTTGTTCCACACAAAACCTGAGCtgagttaagaacattccaatcacatttgtcacctcacaccttaaagatGAAGGCAGCTGAAGCAGTAGACTGTACGCAGTATGAGCGTACTATAGGAGTGTATACTAGGTACCTGCTCTTCGACTTCAGAGTCTCCAGACTTTGATTGACGGTCGTCAGGGAGGAGGAAGTTGTGGGTACCATGGAGATGGCCCGGTACAGACCCTTTGGGAGTGTAACCTGGTCAGGACGTGGGTAGGGCACTGCAGTGGAGGAACACAGCACCTTATTCACCTGAATGGTTATTTACCTGAGAGGAGACAGTGcagtgtgggtaatgtagtccagAGTGGAGGAACATAGCACCTTATTCACCTGAACAGTCATTCCCCTAAGATGACCTgcagagcattgtgggtaatgtagtccagTGTAGAAAAAACACAGCATCTTATTCACCTGAACAGTCATTCCCCAAAGATGACATGCGGTGcagtgtgggtaatgtagtccagTATGGAGAAAGACAGCACCTTATTCATAACTGTCAATTCCCTGAGAAGacctgcagtgcagtgtgggtaatgtagtccagTGTGGCTGCACTGTTGTACCCTGTCCGCTGAGGCTCGCCAGGCTGCGCGCCCgttccagtctctctctcctctcctccttcttctcctccctGTGGGAGGAGAGCAGCTCCTGGGAGGCGGACTTCTGTGCCAGGACCgagctcctcttcctcttggagGAAGCACCGCGGATGcctgagaggagaggacaggagagtcGAGGGTCACGTGACCAGCACCATCACCATCCACACAGTGACTCAACGGACACTAACGTGTCCCTCAGATAGACTCTGAGCCCAGGGGCTCTGTGTTGGGGAACTCACAATGCTGTACATGAGCAGACATGTTGGGTTGTGCTacagatatttaaaaaagcTATTTTACAGGAGTCCAGAAATGTGAAGGAATGAATGGAGATACAGAACCCTGCTCACCAGGAGTCTTCTTAAACACGGTGGTGCTCATGAACTTCATAAACCTGTCAGCATAGAAACCAGGCCGGTGCACAGACACGGAGTCCtgaaaatagataaataaactGATGATTATTTATCTATTCCATCGCTCGCCcgcctgcacgcacacacacacgcacacacacacacacccttacagcAGGAGTCCCCACCTCCCATTATACCCATTTTACCCCCTCGGACTCGGACTCACGCTCACACGTTCACTTACTCCATCATGGACCAAAGCTTTCCAGGAGTGTTCCAGTTTCTTGGTAAACCTGAAATGTGAAACAGAATCATCAAAAtgtcctcctctcccttccccttcCATCACACATCCCCATAACATTGGCTGCTTTTTCAATCAATGTGACAAATTGTGCCATAGAATTCAAgggacacacaggacacacaggaaATTGGACAAATGTACATGCAGGGACTATTTACTGTTAATGTTCCTAATGTTGCAGGAAATGTTCACCCTAACTTTCCCAGTGTTCTGGGAATGTTCTGAGGAGCAGAAAGTGTGAGCTGGAATGGGAGTGCTCTCATACCTGTAGGACTGTAAAATGTCGATGATTCCCAGGAAGATCAACAGCTTCTCCTCTTTGTGCTTGGCAGGAATACCTCCCATACTACAgagaataaatacagaaatacactcactgagcactttattaggacactttattcatttgtattcatattGCAGGTATGGGACTGACTTTTATTTCCATTCAAATATTGTTTAATGTATGtcaatgtttttaatatgttctgtatttttgtaaaaagtTGGGTGGTGgaaggataaaaaaaacaaaatcaataaaaaataccaCCACACATATGATGCAGTGAGAAGCTAATTTGGAACACTTGTTCTGGAtagtcagtgtgcagtgttggGTAGGAAGGTAGAGCTCACACAGGCTATGTgcagaccacacttggagtactgtgtgcactTCTAGGGAATGCAccataagaaagatatagaggcactggaaaaggttcagagaagggcaaacAGATTGATTCCATGGACAAAAGATGCTCAATCTCTTTAAGCTgagtaaaatttaaaaaaatacttgattTGATGGAGGATTTTAAATTCAGGATTTGATTGAACTTCAGgcaattcttcagggtgagtttggttagcagaacgagggggcataAATAGAAATTAGCAATGGATAAATTCCgaacagatattaggaagtcctttgagtggtcactgtgtgaaaTAGCTTGTGTAAATGTAGGCAGAGACACTGGggatttcaagaccaggcttgatactgtGCTAGATATTATTTTGCATTTCggcaaactaagcaggaggTACAAGAgttaggaaaaggtgagcattgctgaatggcctgttctcgccattatgtgatgtgatgtgatgtaatgttatgttaggCGTGTGGTCACTCACGTGGCGTCGGTGGTCACAGCCTCGCCCACTTTCCCATCCCCCTGGATGGACTCCAGAGCAGTGGAGTACAGCACCTTCTGAGACAGCGGCCGCCCCCTCGTCAGGCctgctgcccctgcccctgctcctgccccgcCCGTCTGAGGTTCTGCCTCCCTGATCTTGGGCCTCTGGTCCAGCACGTGGATGCCCAGCAGCAGACTGTAGTCCATGATCTTaaagctctccaggacctgaaCAAGGGACAACCACACCATGATCTTAAAGTTCTCCAGGACCTGACTATGGGACAACCACACCATGATCTTaaagctctccaggacctgacTATGGGACAACCACACCATGATCTTAAAGTTTTCCAGGACCTGAACAAGGGACAACCACACCATGATCTTAAAGTTCTCCAGGACCTGACTATGGGACAACCACACCATGATCTTAAAGCTCTTCAGGATCTGACTATGGGACAACCACACCATGATCTTAAAGTTTTCCAGGACCTGAACAAGGGACAACCACACCATGATCTTAAAGTTCTCCAGGACCTGACTATGGGACATCCACACCATGATCTTAAAGTTCTCCAGGACCTGACAATAGGACAACCACACCATGATCTTaaagctctccaggacctgaaCAAGGGACAACCACATCATGCCCACAGCACCACTCTCCTGAGACAACAAAAGGGTAGGTGATAACCACAATTGGCTCATTAGCAGTAAAGGGAGGTCCTAACCAGACTTAGCTCATTGCCGGTGAGGGGAGGTCCTAACCACACTTGTCAGTAAGGGAAGGGGTTAAACAGACACTGCTCAAGCAGGCAGTGGATTAGTCAACCAGGCCACACCTACAGGGAGATAAAGGGCCCATTCCACTCAGTTGTGCAGGATGCAAGGAGGTAAAAATAAGTGATTTTTAcctcaggtcctggagagctttAAGATCATGGAAAGAGTCAGTCACTCACCCGGCAGTCTCTCTGCAGAGTTTTGGTGAGGGCGCTGTAGGTGTCCTGGTCAAAGTGGAGGCCCTCCTCGTGCATGTCCTGGAAGTCCAGGTCTTTGTAGGTGGGActgctcttctccctctccttgcgtGAGGCTCGGCGTTTGTAGGTGGAGCCCTTCAGGTCGTACTTGCAGTGCATCTGCATGGCGCGCGGCAGCACGTTGTTCATGACCACCAGACGCGTGTTCACCCCGCCGGACTGCACACAGTACAGCCCATAGAACTTTGGCAGCAAGGTCCTTGGGTTCTGATTTAAGTTCTaccgagaggaagaggaagacagagagaggaagaggaaagagTTCAGTCTGAGATTTATCCAATCTTCATGCTgtcataaagaaaaaaaaaacagcaaatctCACACTAAAGaaagggggtgacatggctcaggcagtaaggcaGTTActggcagttgtctggcagttggagggttgccggtttgatcccccgcccgggctgtgtcgaagtgtccctgagcaagacacctaacccccaaatgctcctgacgagctggtcggtgccttgcgtggcagccaatcgccgtcggtgtgtgagtgtgtgtatgaatgggtgaatggagaagcatcaattgtacagcgctttggataaaggcgctatataaatgcctgccatttaccattcaccattaaAGAAACACGAAAACAAGCATCATCATCAAAGCACGATAACTTTAACCTCATCATGACCAATCTAAGGGTCAGAGGTCGTTAAAACTGAGGGGTAGTTCAGGGACAGGGCGGGGAAGCTTGCAGGAGGGGTTATTAAGTGTGCAGGACAGTAAGGGGTAAATGGTTGTTAAGAATAGTGGGTAGTTTGGGGGCAGTTAGTTAGATGGCTCACCATGTAATAACCAGGCAGCAGCTTCTGAAGGAACTCAGCTTCTTTGTT from Conger conger chromosome 12, fConCon1.1, whole genome shotgun sequence includes the following:
- the LOC133141938 gene encoding phosphatidylinositol 4-phosphate 5-kinase type-1 beta-like isoform X2 — protein: MSSATTENGPGQTQNSRDKTLKKPTSSALRGAIQLGIGYTVGNLTSKPDRDVLMQDFYMVESVFMPSEGSNLTPAHHYPDFRFKTYAPMAFRYFRELFGIKPDDYLYSICNEPLIELSNPGASSSWFYVTSDDEFIIKTVQNKEAEFLQKLLPGYYMNLNQNPRTLLPKFYGLYCVQSGGVNTRLVVMNNVLPRAMQMHCKYDLKGSTYKRRASRKEREKSSPTYKDLDFQDMHEEGLHFDQDTYSALTKTLQRDCRVLESFKIMDYSLLLGIHVLDQRPKIREAEPQTGGAGAGAGAAGLTRGRPLSQKVLYSTALESIQGDGKVGEAVTTDATMGGIPAKHKEEKLLIFLGIIDILQSYRFTKKLEHSWKALVHDGDSVSVHRPGFYADRFMKFMSTTVFKKTPGIRGASSKRKRSSVLAQKSASQELLSSHREEKKEERRERLERARSLASLSGQVPYPRPDQVTLPKGLYRAISMVPTTSSSLTTVNQSLETLKSKSSGDISHPPLPLKDSSSSLGSAPSKSDGEKNDGTVLDEYF
- the LOC133141938 gene encoding phosphatidylinositol 4-phosphate 5-kinase type-1 beta-like isoform X1; protein product: MSSATTENGPGQTQNSRDKTLKKPTSSALRGAIQLGIGYTVGNLTSKPDRDVLMQDFYMVESVFMPSEGSNLTPAHHYPDFRFKTYAPMAFRYFRELFGIKPDDYLYSICNEPLIELSNPGASSSWFYVTSDDEFIIKTVQNKEAEFLQKLLPGYYMNLNQNPRTLLPKFYGLYCVQSGGVNTRLVVMNNVLPRAMQMHCKYDLKGSTYKRRASRKEREKSSPTYKDLDFQDMHEEGLHFDQDTYSALTKTLQRDCRVLESFKIMDYSLLLGIHVLDQRPKIREAEPQTGGAGAGAGAAGLTRGRPLSQKVLYSTALESIQGDGKVGEAVTTDATMGGIPAKHKEEKLLIFLGIIDILQSYRFTKKLEHSWKALVHDGDSVSVHRPGFYADRFMKFMSTTVFKKTPGIRGASSKRKRSSVLAQKSASQELLSSHREEKKEERRERLERARSLASLSGQVPYPRPDQVTLPKGLYRAISMVPTTSSSLTTVNQSLETLKSKSSGDISHPPLPLKDSSSSLGSAPSKSDGEKNDGTVLDEYFVST